Proteins found in one Anopheles aquasalis chromosome 3, idAnoAquaMG_Q_19, whole genome shotgun sequence genomic segment:
- the LOC126576503 gene encoding transmembrane 9 superfamily member 3 isoform X1: MQTRREGWRSFSTVGVLAATATICAVLMSFIPCAVADEHNHMYEDHEEVVLWMNTVGPYHNRQETYAYFSLPFCVGAKQSINHYHETMSEALQGVELEFSGYELYFNDDISPTEICMVELTEEKHKAFVYAVKNQYWYQMYIDDLPIWGVVGKEEDKKYYIYTHKKFDISYNGKQIVDVTLTPERKELLHVGAKIKFTYEVNWKQSSVKFEDRFDKYLDPNFFQHRIHWFSIFNSFMMVIFLVGLVSMILMRTLRKDYARYSKDEEADDMERDLGDEYGWKQIHGDVFRPASNIMIFSALIGAGYQLTSVVLCVITFAILGELYTERGSMLSTTIFVYAATSPINGYFGGSLYARMGGKLWIKQMLLAAFIVPALVCGTAFFINFIAIYYHASRAIPFGTMVAVTCICIFVILPLTLIGTIVGRNLDGQPDFPCRVNAVPRPIPEKKWFMEPAVIILLGGVLPFGSIFIEMYFIFTSFWAYKIYYVYGFMLLVFLILIIVTVCVTIVCTYFLLNAEDYRWQWTSFMSAASTAIYVYMYSFYYFFFKTKMYGLFQTSFYFGYMALFSGALGMICGTVGYFGTNIFVRKIYSNVKID; this comes from the exons ATGCAAACCAGGAGGGAAGGATGGCGAAGCTTCTCCACCGTCGGGGTGctagccgccaccgccaccatctgCGCCGTACTTATGAGCTTCATCCCCTGTGCGGTAGCCGATGAGCACAATCACATG TATGAAGACCACGAGGAGGTAGTCCTGTGGATGAACACGGTCGGACCGTACCACAACCGGCAGGAAACGTATGCCTACTTTTCGCTGCCGTTCTGTGTTGGTgccaaacaatcgatcaatcatTATCATGAGACGATGAGCGAAGCGCTCCAGGGAGTGGAGCTAGAGTTTAGTGGCTACGAGCTGTACTTCAATG ATGATATCAGCCCGACGGAGATCTGTATGGTGGAGTTGACCGAGGAGAAGCACAAGGCGTTCGTGTACGCGGTGAAGAACCAGTACTGGTATCAGATGTATATCGACGATCTGCCCATCTGGGGCGTTGTCGGCAAAGAGGAGGACAAGAAGTACTACATCTACACGCACAAAAAGTTCGACATCAGCTACAACGGCAAGCAGATCGTGGACGTGACGCTCACGCCCGAGCGCAAAGAGTTGCTGCACGTCGGAGCGAAGATCAAGTTCACGTACGAGGTGAACTGGAAGCAGAGTTCGGTCAAGTTCGAGGATCGCTTCGACAAGTACCTGGATCCGAACTTTTTCCAGCACCGCATCCACTGGTTCAGCATCTTCAACAGCTTCATGATGGTGATCTTTCTGGTCGGGCTCGTTTCGATGATCCTGATGCGCACGCTGCGTAAGGACTATGCGCGTTACAGCAAGGATGAGGAAGCGGATGATATG GAACGCGATCTGGGTGATGAGTACGGATGGAAGCAAATTCATGGGGATGTGTTTCGACCGGCCTCGAATATTATGATCTTCTCGGCGTTGATCGGTGCAGGGTATCAGCTAACGTCGGTCGTACTGTGCGTCATCACGTTCGCAATCCTTGGCGAGCTCTACACCGA ACGTGGCTCGATGCTCTCGACGACGATATTCGTATATGCCGCTACCTCACCGATTAACGGCTACTTCGGAGGGTCACTGTACGCCCGAATGGGTGGGAAGCTGTGGATTAAACAGATGCTGCTCGCTGCCTTTATCGTACCGGCGCTCGTCTGTGGCACGGCGTTCTTTATCAACTTTATCGCGATCTACTATCACGCATCGCGAGCAATTCCCTTTGGAACGATG GTTGCCGTGACGTGTATCTGTATATTCGTGATTCTTCCCCTGACGCTgatcggtacgatcgtggGGCGCAACCTGGATGGCCAACCGGACTTCCCGTGCCGTGTCAATGCCGTGCCGAGGCCAATCCCCGAGAAGAAGTGGTTCATGGAACCGGCTGTGATTATTCTGCTTGGCGGTGTGCTaccgttcggttcgatctTTATCGAAAT GTACTTCATCTTCACTTCTTTCTGGGCGTATAAAATCTACTACGTGTACGGATTCATGCTGCTCGTGTTTCTTATTCTGATCATCGTGACCGTCTGCGTTACGATCGTGTGCACGTACTTCCTGCTGAATGCGGAAGATTACCGATGGCAATGGACCAGCTTCATGTCCGCGGCGTCAACGGCGATATACGTGTACATGTACTCTTTCTAttatttcttcttcaaaaCGAA AATGTATGGGCTGTTTCAGACATCGTTCTACTTTGGCTATATGGCCCTGTTCTCCGGTGCCTTAGGCATGATCTGTGGGACGGTCGGCTACTTCGGTACTAACATCTTTGTGAGGAAGATCTACTCCAATGTAAAGATTGACTAA
- the LOC126576503 gene encoding transmembrane 9 superfamily member 3 isoform X3 — protein sequence MVELTEEKHKAFVYAVKNQYWYQMYIDDLPIWGVVGKEEDKKYYIYTHKKFDISYNGKQIVDVTLTPERKELLHVGAKIKFTYEVNWKQSSVKFEDRFDKYLDPNFFQHRIHWFSIFNSFMMVIFLVGLVSMILMRTLRKDYARYSKDEEADDMERDLGDEYGWKQIHGDVFRPASNIMIFSALIGAGYQLTSVVLCVITFAILGELYTERGSMLSTTIFVYAATSPINGYFGGSLYARMGGKLWIKQMLLAAFIVPALVCGTAFFINFIAIYYHASRAIPFGTMVAVTCICIFVILPLTLIGTIVGRNLDGQPDFPCRVNAVPRPIPEKKWFMEPAVIILLGGVLPFGSIFIEMYFIFTSFWAYKIYYVYGFMLLVFLILIIVTVCVTIVCTYFLLNAEDYRWQWTSFMSAASTAIYVYMYSFYYFFFKTKMYGLFQTSFYFGYMALFSGALGMICGTVGYFGTNIFVRKIYSNVKID from the exons ATGGTGGAGTTGACCGAGGAGAAGCACAAGGCGTTCGTGTACGCGGTGAAGAACCAGTACTGGTATCAGATGTATATCGACGATCTGCCCATCTGGGGCGTTGTCGGCAAAGAGGAGGACAAGAAGTACTACATCTACACGCACAAAAAGTTCGACATCAGCTACAACGGCAAGCAGATCGTGGACGTGACGCTCACGCCCGAGCGCAAAGAGTTGCTGCACGTCGGAGCGAAGATCAAGTTCACGTACGAGGTGAACTGGAAGCAGAGTTCGGTCAAGTTCGAGGATCGCTTCGACAAGTACCTGGATCCGAACTTTTTCCAGCACCGCATCCACTGGTTCAGCATCTTCAACAGCTTCATGATGGTGATCTTTCTGGTCGGGCTCGTTTCGATGATCCTGATGCGCACGCTGCGTAAGGACTATGCGCGTTACAGCAAGGATGAGGAAGCGGATGATATG GAACGCGATCTGGGTGATGAGTACGGATGGAAGCAAATTCATGGGGATGTGTTTCGACCGGCCTCGAATATTATGATCTTCTCGGCGTTGATCGGTGCAGGGTATCAGCTAACGTCGGTCGTACTGTGCGTCATCACGTTCGCAATCCTTGGCGAGCTCTACACCGA ACGTGGCTCGATGCTCTCGACGACGATATTCGTATATGCCGCTACCTCACCGATTAACGGCTACTTCGGAGGGTCACTGTACGCCCGAATGGGTGGGAAGCTGTGGATTAAACAGATGCTGCTCGCTGCCTTTATCGTACCGGCGCTCGTCTGTGGCACGGCGTTCTTTATCAACTTTATCGCGATCTACTATCACGCATCGCGAGCAATTCCCTTTGGAACGATG GTTGCCGTGACGTGTATCTGTATATTCGTGATTCTTCCCCTGACGCTgatcggtacgatcgtggGGCGCAACCTGGATGGCCAACCGGACTTCCCGTGCCGTGTCAATGCCGTGCCGAGGCCAATCCCCGAGAAGAAGTGGTTCATGGAACCGGCTGTGATTATTCTGCTTGGCGGTGTGCTaccgttcggttcgatctTTATCGAAAT GTACTTCATCTTCACTTCTTTCTGGGCGTATAAAATCTACTACGTGTACGGATTCATGCTGCTCGTGTTTCTTATTCTGATCATCGTGACCGTCTGCGTTACGATCGTGTGCACGTACTTCCTGCTGAATGCGGAAGATTACCGATGGCAATGGACCAGCTTCATGTCCGCGGCGTCAACGGCGATATACGTGTACATGTACTCTTTCTAttatttcttcttcaaaaCGAA AATGTATGGGCTGTTTCAGACATCGTTCTACTTTGGCTATATGGCCCTGTTCTCCGGTGCCTTAGGCATGATCTGTGGGACGGTCGGCTACTTCGGTACTAACATCTTTGTGAGGAAGATCTACTCCAATGTAAAGATTGACTAA
- the LOC126576503 gene encoding transmembrane 9 superfamily member 3 isoform X2: protein MVESEFLLKLSIYKQNGFTLVIGIGKMQISLLRVSRQQFSCILKDDISPTEICMVELTEEKHKAFVYAVKNQYWYQMYIDDLPIWGVVGKEEDKKYYIYTHKKFDISYNGKQIVDVTLTPERKELLHVGAKIKFTYEVNWKQSSVKFEDRFDKYLDPNFFQHRIHWFSIFNSFMMVIFLVGLVSMILMRTLRKDYARYSKDEEADDMERDLGDEYGWKQIHGDVFRPASNIMIFSALIGAGYQLTSVVLCVITFAILGELYTERGSMLSTTIFVYAATSPINGYFGGSLYARMGGKLWIKQMLLAAFIVPALVCGTAFFINFIAIYYHASRAIPFGTMVAVTCICIFVILPLTLIGTIVGRNLDGQPDFPCRVNAVPRPIPEKKWFMEPAVIILLGGVLPFGSIFIEMYFIFTSFWAYKIYYVYGFMLLVFLILIIVTVCVTIVCTYFLLNAEDYRWQWTSFMSAASTAIYVYMYSFYYFFFKTKMYGLFQTSFYFGYMALFSGALGMICGTVGYFGTNIFVRKIYSNVKID from the exons ATGGTGGAGTCTGAGTTCCTTTTAAAGCTTTCCATTTACAAGCAAAACGGATTTACATTAGTAATTGGCATCGGCAAGATGCAAATAAGCTTGTTGCGGGTGTCACGACAACAATTTTCGTGCATTTTAAAAG ATGATATCAGCCCGACGGAGATCTGTATGGTGGAGTTGACCGAGGAGAAGCACAAGGCGTTCGTGTACGCGGTGAAGAACCAGTACTGGTATCAGATGTATATCGACGATCTGCCCATCTGGGGCGTTGTCGGCAAAGAGGAGGACAAGAAGTACTACATCTACACGCACAAAAAGTTCGACATCAGCTACAACGGCAAGCAGATCGTGGACGTGACGCTCACGCCCGAGCGCAAAGAGTTGCTGCACGTCGGAGCGAAGATCAAGTTCACGTACGAGGTGAACTGGAAGCAGAGTTCGGTCAAGTTCGAGGATCGCTTCGACAAGTACCTGGATCCGAACTTTTTCCAGCACCGCATCCACTGGTTCAGCATCTTCAACAGCTTCATGATGGTGATCTTTCTGGTCGGGCTCGTTTCGATGATCCTGATGCGCACGCTGCGTAAGGACTATGCGCGTTACAGCAAGGATGAGGAAGCGGATGATATG GAACGCGATCTGGGTGATGAGTACGGATGGAAGCAAATTCATGGGGATGTGTTTCGACCGGCCTCGAATATTATGATCTTCTCGGCGTTGATCGGTGCAGGGTATCAGCTAACGTCGGTCGTACTGTGCGTCATCACGTTCGCAATCCTTGGCGAGCTCTACACCGA ACGTGGCTCGATGCTCTCGACGACGATATTCGTATATGCCGCTACCTCACCGATTAACGGCTACTTCGGAGGGTCACTGTACGCCCGAATGGGTGGGAAGCTGTGGATTAAACAGATGCTGCTCGCTGCCTTTATCGTACCGGCGCTCGTCTGTGGCACGGCGTTCTTTATCAACTTTATCGCGATCTACTATCACGCATCGCGAGCAATTCCCTTTGGAACGATG GTTGCCGTGACGTGTATCTGTATATTCGTGATTCTTCCCCTGACGCTgatcggtacgatcgtggGGCGCAACCTGGATGGCCAACCGGACTTCCCGTGCCGTGTCAATGCCGTGCCGAGGCCAATCCCCGAGAAGAAGTGGTTCATGGAACCGGCTGTGATTATTCTGCTTGGCGGTGTGCTaccgttcggttcgatctTTATCGAAAT GTACTTCATCTTCACTTCTTTCTGGGCGTATAAAATCTACTACGTGTACGGATTCATGCTGCTCGTGTTTCTTATTCTGATCATCGTGACCGTCTGCGTTACGATCGTGTGCACGTACTTCCTGCTGAATGCGGAAGATTACCGATGGCAATGGACCAGCTTCATGTCCGCGGCGTCAACGGCGATATACGTGTACATGTACTCTTTCTAttatttcttcttcaaaaCGAA AATGTATGGGCTGTTTCAGACATCGTTCTACTTTGGCTATATGGCCCTGTTCTCCGGTGCCTTAGGCATGATCTGTGGGACGGTCGGCTACTTCGGTACTAACATCTTTGTGAGGAAGATCTACTCCAATGTAAAGATTGACTAA
- the LOC126576506 gene encoding uncharacterized protein LOC126576506 has protein sequence MIPIETRLVVLLLIACVSALDQGQGVQENSTHEAKTHHGHPLLCHVCWSTVSAGNCQNVSRSEPCTPTGMDTVVGKLAPQNVSSSLAELPVGGGASAGSKKDGVRYRCFTLAYAPPGIEANQSAIYAKGCTTNTLDPCAGLQKPNASCSFCTANNCNAAGSDKKVIAARNKATATVSGSGSSSSYWLLAMALIVMIVVSRECGVTVALFA, from the exons ATGATTCCCATCGAAACGAGATTAGTTGTTCTGCTGCTCATCGCTTGCGTTAGTGCGCTCGATCAAGGCCAAGGAGTTCAGGAGAATTCGACACATGAAG CAAAAACCCACCACGGCCATCCGCTGCTGTGCCACGTTTGCTGGAGTACGGTCAGTGCTGGCAACTGTCAGAATGTGTCCAGATCGGAACCATGCACGCCCACCGGAATGGATACGGTTGTGGGTAAATTGGCCCCTCAAAATGTATCCTCATCTCTGGCGGAACTACCGGTGGgcggtggtgctagtgctggcTCAAAGAAGGACGGCGTCCGCTATCGATGTTTCACCCTTGCGTACGCACCACCGGGTATAGAAGCAAACCAATCCGCAATCTACGCCAAGGGATGTACAACGAACACCTTGGACCCGTGTGCCGGTTTGCAAAAGCCAAACGCTAGTTGCTCGTTCTGCACAGCCAACAACTGCAACGCTGCCGGGAGTGATAAGAAAGTGATCGCAGCGCGAAACAAGGCTACAGCAACGGTTAgcggtagtggtagtagcagtagttaCTGGTTGTTGGCCATGGCGCTGATTGTAATGATCGTTGTTAGCCGCGAATGCGGTGTCACTGTTGCACTCTTTGCATAG
- the LOC126576508 gene encoding uncharacterized protein LOC126576508, with protein MAKLVSITVCALVVLGMMVGSGWSLICRNCFSTESFAKCELMGLPVNCTAQLVNENHARFFPDNPTLVPGNETEFRCFRINGWRKGVNGTDIGLRGFGQGCTFNSTDFCSGWSGTLNITGCATCTKDNCDQEPNIPTVGPPVTAVPTNPSTGATQATTTKKPSNGATGLQQQMQLGAVILVLLNIILGSRN; from the exons ATGGCAAAGCTTGTATCGATAACcgtgtgtgcgctggtggtgctcgggATGATGGTTGGAAGTG GCTGGTCACTGATTTGCCGCAACTGTTTCAGCACGGAAAGCTTCGCTAAATGCGAACTAATGGGCCTCCCGGTGAACTGTACGGCGCAATTGGTCAACGAGAACCACGCTCGATTCTTTCCCGACAATCCAACGCTGGTGCCCGGCAATGAGACGGAATTTAGGTGCTTCCGAATCAATGGATGGCGGAAGGGGGTGAATGGGACGGATATCGGTTTACGTGGGTTTGGCCAGGGCTGTACGTTCAACAGTACTGACTTCTGCAGCGGTTGGTCCGGCACTCTAAACATTACGGGATGTGCCACCTGCACGAAGGACAATTGCGACCAGGAACCGAACATTCCGACCGTCGGGCCACCAGTAACGGCCGTTCCCACGAACCCTTCGACTGGTGCGACGCAAGCTACGACCACGAAAAAACCATCGAACGGTGCCACggggctgcagcagcagatgcagtTAGGCGCGGTTATACTTGTATTGCTGAATATTATTCTTGGTTCGAGGAACTAA
- the LOC126576507 gene encoding mucin-5AC-like encodes MAKIQLITIFVPLVVAMMLASGSATESAATLENPEGTASANDIAPASQTGSIDGETADNDGTTIPASSTTTGQTTEKGNGTNSENGAQNGAEPEKTEGTEPPTGTSTASPTSTVHAKTADKNDETPLSSKTADQQDHSEIETEPAPVSEMPYVTQNVTNNGTTTQKPDSSGATQQLPMAAVTLVVLSLVLYL; translated from the exons ATGGCTAAAATTCAATTGATAACCATATTTGTGCCGCTGGTAGTAGCGATGATGCTTGCAAGTG GTTCAGCGACTGAATCGGCTGCTACCCTAGAAAACCCTGAAGGGACTGCATCTGCTAATGACATTGCACCTGCAAGTCAAACGGGATCAATAGATGGTGAAACGGCTGACAACGATGGCACAACTATTCCGGCATCGTCTACAACCACAGGTCAGACAActgaaaaaggaaatggaaccaACTCGGAGAATGGAGCGCAAAATGGTGCAGAACCAGAAAAAACTGAGGGAACGGAACCTCCCACAGGGACTTCAACTGCCAGTCCAACCAGCACGGTACATGCTAAAACGGCTGACAAGAACGACGAAACTCCGCTGTCGTCCAAAACTGCTGATCAGCAAGACCACTCCGAAATAGAAACTGAACCGGCGCCTGTAAGTGAAATGCCATATGTAACGCAAAATGTTACTAATAATGGAACTACCACCCAGAAGCCTGATTCTAGCGGTGCAACTCAACAGCTTCCGATGGCTGCAGTAACACTCGTGGTGTTAAGTTTAGTGCTTTATCTCTGA